The bacterium genome includes a region encoding these proteins:
- a CDS encoding 30S ribosomal protein S1, protein MNTAEDFKTLFEESAKHMDVKEGGILKGVVVGLNRDNVMINVGFKSEGFVNKEEFRNFEGQIVVTPGDEIEVVVEQIEDANGVIVLSKERADALRSWDRVAEVFEKNGNIDGVVVNKIKGGMSVNLGGIKAFLPASQIDLKPVKSLDKLINQKYTFKILKLNKAKGNIVLSRRAILEVERESQKKDLLGNLREGQIVKGIVKNITDYGAFIDLGGIDGLLHITDISWGRVNHPSEVLKMGDEIEVAILKYDSDNEKVSLGLKQLQPDPWKDVDKQFTPGERVNGKIVNVTDYGVFVELAAGIEGLVHVSELTWSKKVKHPSKLVKVGDTVEAVILDVDGGNRRISLGVKQLEANPWNGLAERYTPGTKVKGTIRNITDFGVFLGIEGEDIDGLIHISDLTWDRDLKHPSDKFQKGQELEAIVLSVDKDNERFALGLKQLSDDPREATTRKFGVGRDVTGKVTDVDAKGVTVELEDGMQGHIGLSDLSAHERVDPKDKFKVGDTISAKVKKFDDRNNKVLLSVKAYEKDQEKANMRDFHAQQGDATVKLFDTLKTNS, encoded by the coding sequence TTGTTGTGGGTTTAAACCGCGACAATGTCATGATCAATGTCGGTTTCAAATCGGAAGGCTTTGTTAACAAAGAAGAATTTAGAAACTTTGAAGGACAAATCGTGGTTACCCCCGGCGATGAAATTGAAGTGGTAGTAGAACAGATCGAAGACGCCAATGGCGTGATTGTTCTCTCCAAAGAACGTGCCGATGCACTTCGTTCGTGGGACAGAGTAGCCGAAGTGTTTGAGAAAAACGGCAATATCGATGGCGTTGTGGTTAACAAAATTAAAGGCGGTATGTCGGTTAATTTGGGTGGTATTAAGGCTTTCTTGCCTGCTTCTCAAATCGATCTTAAACCGGTTAAAAGCTTAGACAAGCTTATCAACCAAAAATACACGTTTAAAATTTTAAAACTCAACAAGGCAAAAGGGAATATTGTTCTCTCGCGTCGCGCCATTTTGGAAGTAGAACGCGAAAGCCAGAAGAAAGATCTGTTGGGTAATTTGCGTGAAGGCCAAATTGTAAAAGGTATTGTTAAAAACATTACCGATTACGGCGCTTTCATCGACCTTGGTGGTATCGATGGCTTACTCCACATTACCGATATCTCGTGGGGCCGTGTGAATCATCCTTCGGAAGTATTAAAGATGGGTGACGAAATTGAAGTGGCTATCCTTAAATACGATTCTGACAACGAAAAAGTATCGCTTGGCTTAAAGCAACTTCAACCCGATCCGTGGAAAGATGTTGATAAGCAATTTACTCCTGGTGAACGCGTGAACGGCAAAATCGTGAACGTAACCGATTACGGTGTATTCGTAGAATTAGCCGCCGGCATCGAAGGTTTGGTGCACGTTTCCGAATTAACCTGGAGCAAAAAAGTAAAACACCCGTCCAAACTTGTAAAAGTGGGCGATACGGTGGAAGCTGTTATTTTAGACGTAGACGGTGGCAACCGCCGCATCTCGCTGGGCGTTAAACAGCTGGAAGCTAATCCCTGGAACGGCTTGGCCGAACGTTATACGCCTGGTACCAAAGTGAAAGGTACCATCCGTAACATTACCGATTTCGGTGTGTTCTTAGGCATTGAAGGCGAAGATATCGACGGTTTAATCCACATTTCGGATTTAACCTGGGATCGCGATTTAAAGCATCCTTCTGATAAATTCCAAAAAGGCCAAGAGCTTGAAGCTATTGTTCTGTCGGTTGATAAAGACAACGAACGTTTTGCTTTAGGTTTAAAACAACTTTCCGATGATCCTCGTGAAGCTACTACTCGCAAGTTTGGTGTGGGACGCGATGTTACCGGTAAAGTAACCGATGTAGACGCTAAAGGCGTTACCGTAGAACTTGAAGACGGTATGCAAGGTCACATTGGTTTGTCCGATTTATCGGCGCACGAAAGAGTAGACCCCAAAGATAAGTTTAAAGTGGGTGATACGATTTCGGCTAAAGTTAAAAAGTTTGACGATCGCAACAACAAGGTTTTATTAAGCGTAAAAGCTTACGAAAAAGACCAGGAAAAAGCCAATATGCGCGATTTCCATGCCCAACAGGGTGATGCAACCGTTAAGCTGTTTGATACTCTTAAAACAAACTCTTAA